A single genomic interval of Terriglobia bacterium harbors:
- the dnaB gene encoding replicative DNA helicase — protein sequence MATTDYALERGLPANIDAERSILGAILLDNFTYTQASSENLQADDFSLDSHRRIYGRITELADSGRPVDLVTLAEELSRRKEVEAIGGVAYLSSLTDGLPHRPNIEQYVRIVKDKALLRGLIFASNAAVARAMDEAEPAQDVLTSAEAAIYELSDKRFTSGFRDVKQIVKESFGSIDALYERGQRVTGLETHFVDLDNLTSGLQRSDLIIIAARPSMGKTALALNIAENAAVKDNKVVGMFSLEMSREALLLRLLCSNAIVDSHKLRTGFLGRDDYQKLVAALGRLADAPVFIDDTPGITISEMRAKARRLQHQMGGRLDLLIVDYLQLMSGSAAGVKARFENRTQEVSAISRGLKLLAKELRVPVIGLSQLSRAPESRGGDHRPQLSDLRESGSIEQDADLVGFIFREEVYNPTPENEGFAELIIAKQRNGPTGKVDLAFLKRSTRFESRAGESE from the coding sequence TTGGCCACCACCGATTACGCTCTCGAACGCGGGCTTCCCGCCAATATTGACGCCGAGCGCTCCATCCTGGGCGCCATCCTGCTCGACAACTTTACCTACACGCAGGCCTCGTCCGAGAACCTCCAGGCTGACGATTTCTCGCTCGACTCGCACCGCCGCATTTACGGGCGCATCACCGAGCTGGCCGATTCCGGGCGCCCGGTGGACCTGGTCACGCTCGCCGAAGAGTTGTCACGGCGCAAGGAAGTCGAAGCGATCGGCGGCGTCGCTTACCTGTCGTCGCTCACCGACGGCCTGCCGCACCGCCCCAACATCGAGCAGTACGTGCGCATCGTCAAGGACAAGGCGCTGCTGCGCGGCCTCATTTTCGCTTCCAACGCCGCCGTCGCCCGCGCCATGGACGAGGCCGAGCCCGCGCAGGATGTCCTGACCTCCGCCGAAGCTGCCATTTACGAGCTTTCCGACAAGCGCTTTACCTCCGGCTTCCGCGACGTGAAGCAAATCGTGAAGGAGTCGTTCGGCTCGATTGACGCGCTCTACGAACGCGGGCAGCGCGTCACCGGCCTGGAAACTCACTTCGTGGATCTCGACAACCTGACCAGCGGATTGCAGCGCTCCGACCTGATCATCATCGCCGCCCGTCCTTCCATGGGCAAAACCGCCTTGGCGCTCAACATCGCGGAGAACGCGGCGGTGAAGGACAACAAGGTGGTCGGCATGTTCTCGCTGGAGATGTCGCGCGAGGCGCTGCTGCTGCGCCTGCTCTGCTCCAACGCCATCGTGGACTCGCACAAGCTGCGCACCGGCTTTCTGGGCCGCGACGATTATCAGAAGCTGGTGGCAGCGCTGGGCCGCCTTGCCGATGCCCCCGTCTTCATTGACGACACGCCCGGCATCACCATCAGCGAAATGCGCGCCAAGGCCCGCCGCCTGCAGCACCAGATGGGAGGACGCCTCGACCTGCTCATCGTGGACTACCTGCAGCTCATGTCCGGAAGCGCTGCCGGTGTTAAGGCGCGTTTCGAGAACCGCACCCAGGAAGTTTCCGCCATCTCGCGCGGCCTGAAGCTGCTGGCCAAGGAACTGCGCGTGCCGGTGATCGGGCTCTCGCAGTTGAGCCGCGCTCCGGAAAGCCGCGGCGGCGATCATCGCCCGCAGTTGTCCGACCTGCGTGAATCCGGCTCCATCGAGCAAGATGCCGACCTGGTCGGTTTCATTTTCCGCGAAGAGGTCTACAACCCCACGCCGGAAAACGAGGGCTTCGCCGAGTTGATCATCGCCAAGCAGCGCAACGGCCCCACCGGCAAGGTGGATCTCGCTTTCCTGAAGCGGAGCACGCGGTTTGAATCCAGGGCCGGAGAGTCGGAATAG
- the gltX gene encoding glutamate--tRNA ligase — protein sequence MLRVRFAPSPTGFLHVGSARTFILNWLYARHNGGAMILRVDDTDVERNTEASLTSIFEGLRWLDLPWDEQYRQSERLALHKQMAEAIFAKGMAYRDFTPAHEGDSPRPVAQGAWLFNPGAREISREESDRRAAAGEPFALRFRVPREPERIIRFDDAVYGEQAKSTADIEDFALLRSDGMPTYHMASCADDADLRISHIIRGQDHLTNTFKHVLIFEAAGAAPPQFAHLPLLVAPDGTKLSKRKHGPVVSVTTYRDAGFLPEAFVNFLCLLGWSPKQDREFLTRQELIDLFSLEGINRANAVVNFKEPAATPEEMFDPKAIWLNAEHIRALPVEQLSERLLPVVREAGFDVSPEQMARITPLVRERIKLLKDVLTVADFFFVDQLPPYDPAELVPQKGDAAMALKALKKGREVLAATEFTHDALDAALRAAAQEMKLKAGQMFQPIRVAVCGRKNAPPLFETLEVLGKEKTLARIEQAIHKLGG from the coding sequence ATGCTGCGAGTCCGCTTCGCGCCGTCACCCACGGGATTTCTGCACGTCGGCAGCGCGCGCACCTTCATCTTGAATTGGCTCTACGCCCGCCACAATGGCGGCGCCATGATCCTGCGCGTGGACGACACCGACGTGGAGCGCAACACCGAAGCCTCGCTCACCTCGATTTTCGAGGGCCTGCGCTGGCTCGATCTCCCCTGGGACGAGCAATACCGCCAGTCGGAGCGGCTGGCACTGCACAAGCAGATGGCGGAAGCAATCTTCGCCAAGGGCATGGCGTATCGCGATTTCACCCCGGCGCATGAAGGCGACAGCCCGAGGCCGGTCGCGCAGGGCGCGTGGCTGTTCAATCCCGGTGCACGCGAAATATCGCGCGAGGAAAGCGACCGCCGCGCCGCCGCCGGTGAGCCGTTCGCGCTGCGTTTCCGCGTGCCGCGCGAGCCGGAGCGGATCATCCGTTTCGACGACGCCGTCTATGGCGAACAGGCCAAGTCCACCGCCGACATCGAAGACTTCGCGCTGCTGCGCTCCGACGGCATGCCGACCTATCACATGGCTTCCTGCGCCGACGATGCCGACCTGCGCATCAGCCACATCATTCGCGGCCAGGACCACCTCACCAACACCTTCAAGCACGTGCTGATTTTCGAAGCCGCCGGCGCCGCACCGCCGCAGTTCGCGCACCTGCCGCTGCTGGTGGCGCCCGATGGCACGAAGCTCTCCAAGCGCAAGCACGGGCCGGTGGTGAGCGTCACCACCTATCGCGACGCGGGATTTTTGCCCGAGGCGTTCGTCAATTTCCTGTGCCTGCTGGGCTGGTCGCCAAAGCAAGACCGCGAGTTCCTGACGCGGCAGGAGTTGATTGACCTGTTTTCGCTGGAGGGCATCAATCGCGCCAACGCGGTGGTCAATTTTAAGGAGCCCGCCGCCACGCCGGAGGAAATGTTCGACCCCAAGGCGATCTGGCTGAACGCCGAACACATCCGGGCGCTGCCGGTGGAGCAATTGAGCGAGCGCTTGCTGCCGGTGGTGCGCGAAGCCGGCTTTGATGTTTCGCCGGAGCAGATGGCGCGCATCACGCCGCTGGTGCGCGAGCGTATCAAGCTGCTGAAGGACGTGCTCACCGTCGCCGATTTTTTCTTCGTGGACCAACTGCCGCCTTACGACCCAGCAGAACTGGTCCCGCAGAAGGGCGATGCGGCGATGGCGCTGAAGGCCCTGAAGAAAGGGCGCGAGGTGCTGGCCGCGACCGAATTCACCCACGACGCGCTGGATGCGGCCTTACGCGCCGCCGCGCAGGAAATGAAACTGAAAGCGGGCCAGATGTTCCAGCCGATCCGCGTTGCCGTCTGCGGCCGCAAGAACGCCCCACCGCTGTTTGAGACGCTGGAAGTGCTGGGGAAAGAGAAAACGCTGGCGCGGATCGAGCAAGCTATCCATAAGCTGGGTGGCTAG
- the tnpA gene encoding IS200/IS605 family transposase: MAHTYVSSLVHYVFSTKDRRKCVGEELRPKLWAYLGGIARENQMKALAVGGTDDHVHLLLSLPATIAIAKAVQLLKGGSSKWINEHPGPEFHWQDGYGAFTVSVSNLDRTLDYVRKQPEHHQKRSFEEEFQALLRKHRIDYDPRYIWG; this comes from the coding sequence ATGGCGCACACGTACGTCTCCAGCCTTGTACATTATGTCTTTTCAACCAAGGATCGCCGCAAATGCGTTGGCGAGGAATTGCGGCCCAAACTCTGGGCCTACCTCGGCGGCATTGCCCGCGAAAATCAGATGAAGGCGCTCGCGGTCGGCGGCACGGACGATCACGTCCACCTGTTGCTCTCGCTGCCAGCCACGATTGCCATCGCCAAGGCCGTGCAGTTGCTAAAAGGCGGCTCATCGAAATGGATCAATGAGCATCCCGGGCCCGAGTTCCACTGGCAGGACGGATACGGCGCGTTCACGGTAAGCGTTTCCAACCTGGACAGAACTCTCGACTACGTCCGGAAACAGCCCGAACACCATCAAAAGCGCAGTTTCGAAGAGGAGTTCCAGGCATTGTTGAGAAAGCACCGCATTGACTATGACCCGCGATACATTTGGGGATAA